The sequence TCACGCTCGGGGCCGCGCGCGCGGCGCAGCTGATGCGTTTCGTTCGCGGCTCGATGGTCGAGGAGTTGGGCCGTGACTACGTCCGCACGGCGCGCGGGAAGGGCCTCAGCGAGCGCGCGGTGCTCGTGGTCCACGTCCTCCGAAACGCCCTCATCCCGGTGCTGACGATCGCGGGGCTGCAGTTTGGATTCCTCCTCGGCGGCGCGATCGTCGTCGAGCAGGTCTTCGGGCTGCCGGGGATGGGACAGCTCGTCCTCCAGGGAATCTTCTCGCGGGACCTCCCCGTCGTGCAGGGCGCGGTGGTCGTGCTCGCGGTGCTCGTCTCCGCGCTGAACGTCGTCGTGGATCTCCTCTACCACCTCATCGATCCGCGCGTGCGCGCCGAATGACGCGCTACCTCCGGAACGGCCCGCTCGCGGTGGGCACGGCGATCCTCGCGCTCGTCCTCGGCGGCGTGCTCTATCAGGCGGTATGGGGCGGGCAGACGGAGATCCGGATCGAGATCGGGGACCGGCTGCAGCCCCCCACCCCTGGCCACATCTTCGGCACCGACGACCTCGGCCGCGACGTCCTCGCCCGCGTGCTCGGCGGCGGCGCGATCGCCTTCGAGGTCGGGCTCGTCGCCGTGGGGATCGGGCTCGGCGCCGGGGGCTCACTGGCGCTCGCCGCCGTGCGGTGGCGCCGGTGGCCGGCGCGGATCCTCGGCCCGGTCATGGACGGGTTGATGGCGTTTCCCGCGATCCTGCTCGCGCTCGCGATCGTCGCGGTGCTCGGCACCGGGTACGTCCAGGCGATGATCGCCATCGGCGTCGGCCTCGTGCCGGTCTTTTGGCGGCAGACGCGCGCACAGGCGCTCGTCGTCGAGACGCTCGAGTTCGTCGACGCCGCACGCGGCCTCGGCGCGACGGAACGACGCGTGCTCTGGCGGCACGTCCTGCCGCAGATCGCGCCGCTGCTCGTCATCCAGGCGACCACGGCCTTCAGCGGAGCGGTGCTGAGCGAGGCGTCGCTGAGTTTCCTGGGCGTGGGCACGCAGCCGCCGGTGCCGTCATGGGGGCGAATGCTGCTCGAGGCGACGCGCGCGCTCTCCGTGGCGCCGTGGATGGCCGTGTTTCCGGGGATCGCGCTCGGCGTCACCGTGCTCGGCATCAACCTGCTCGGGGACGGACTCCGCGATGCGCTGGATCCGCAGCTGCGGCGCGTGGCCGGCAGGGAGCCGGTCTTCTGACAGCACCGGGCAGCCGTCGACGACCCGACCGCTAGTCGTAGTACGCGGGCGCCTTGCGCAGCGTGGCCCACTGCGCCGGGTCGTGGCCGTAGATCAGCAGCGCGCCCTCGGCGTTGGCCAGCTGGACGAGGCGGCGGGCGCTCACCCGGGCGCGGTCCGGATCGGTGTACACTCCCCAGTTGTCCGTCTGGACGTTTTCCGGCGTGTAGATCGCGTCGATCGCCAAGATCACGCTGCCGGTCTTGGGCAACCGCACCAGTACCGACTGATGCCCCGGCACGTGTCCCGACGTCTCGAGCAGCCGGACGCCGGTGGCGATGTCCGCGTCACCGTCGACCATCTCGTAGTGCAGGTGCGGGAGGTCGAACAAGTCCCTCGGATACCGGTCGGACGACCGGGCAGCCTCGTAGCACTCCCGCTGCACCAGGATCCTCGCGCGCCCAAAGTCGGCGTGATTGCCGGCATGGTCGAAGTGAAAGTGGGTGCTGACGAGCACGTCCACGTCGTCCGCACGGAGCCCGATCTCTCCCAGCCGGTTGGCGATGTCGTCCTCCGGCCGCATCATGACCGTGAGGACCTTCGCAAACGGCTTCCCCCGGTGGGTCGCCAGCGGGTCGGCGATGTGCTTTCGGTGGATCCCGGTGTCCACGAGGATGTTCGTGCCGTCGTCGGTCTGGATCAGGTACCCGACGATCGGGATCTGGATCCGCTTCCCGTCCCCCGACCCCGGCGTGAGCACCGCGCCCTTGTCCACGTCGCACCGGCCGAGATCTAGGATGTACAGTCTCACCAGGCGTTCCTCCCCTTGTCCCCCTGGCCGCCGCCCCCGGCCGGCGGTTCCCCTGCCCGCGCGGCCGCCGCGCGCCTCCCCGCGTCCTGTCCCATTCTACCGGCGGCGCAACGCAGGGTCCAACGCTTCGGTGATGCCGTCGCCCACGAAGTTGATCGCCAGAATGACCAGCACGATCGCCGTGCCCGGCGCCGTGCTCATCCACCAGGCCGCGTTGAGGTACTCCCGGCCGGTGTTGAGGTCGGCGCCCCACTCCGGCGTCGGCGGATGCACCCCGAACCCGAGGAAGTTCAACGTCGACCCGGCGATGATCGCCCAGCCGAGGGCGGTCGTGGACAGCACCGCGACCTGCGCCCAGACGTTGGGCAGGATGTGCCGACCGAGAATGCGGGCGGACCGGCAACCGATCGCCCGGGCGGATAACACGTACTCGCGCTGCCGGATCGACAGCATCGTGCCGCGCACGAGGCGCGTGAACACCGGGATCAGGGAGACGCCGACCGCGATCATGACGTTCACGAGCCCGGTCCCGAGGATCGTCACCACGACGAGCGCCAGCAGAATCCCGGGGAACGCGAGCATGATGTCCATCGCCCGCATCACCACGCCGTCCACGGCGCCGCCCGCGTAGCCAGCCACCGCGCCCAGGATCACGCCCGTGCCGGCGGCGATTCCGATCGCGATCACGGCGGCGACGCACGTCGGCCGCGCGCCGGCGATCACCCGACTCAGCACGTCGCGCCCGAACTGGTCGGTGCCGAGCCAGTGCGCGGCCTCAGGCGGACGCAGCCGATCCGCGATCCGCACGCGCTCCGGATTGTACGGTGTGATCACGGGACCCAACACGGCCAGGACGAAGACGACGAGCAGGAGGACGCCGCCCGCGACCGCGAGCCGGTGCCGCGCGAACTGCCGGAGGAGGCGCGACGGGCGCCTGCCGGCCAGTGGCGCCGGGAACGGACGAGGGGTCGAGGGTGCGTGTGCGTCCATGGCAGATCAGCCGTAGTGGACCCGGGGATCGAGGGCCGCGTACACGACGTCCACGAGCAGGTTCACGAGCACGTACACGAGCGCCACAACGAGCACGACGCC is a genomic window of bacterium containing:
- a CDS encoding ABC transporter permease, with amino-acid sequence MTRYLRNGPLAVGTAILALVLGGVLYQAVWGGQTEIRIEIGDRLQPPTPGHIFGTDDLGRDVLARVLGGGAIAFEVGLVAVGIGLGAGGSLALAAVRWRRWPARILGPVMDGLMAFPAILLALAIVAVLGTGYVQAMIAIGVGLVPVFWRQTRAQALVVETLEFVDAARGLGATERRVLWRHVLPQIAPLLVIQATTAFSGAVLSEASLSFLGVGTQPPVPSWGRMLLEATRALSVAPWMAVFPGIALGVTVLGINLLGDGLRDALDPQLRRVAGREPVF
- a CDS encoding N-acyl homoserine lactonase family protein, producing the protein MRLYILDLGRCDVDKGAVLTPGSGDGKRIQIPIVGYLIQTDDGTNILVDTGIHRKHIADPLATHRGKPFAKVLTVMMRPEDDIANRLGEIGLRADDVDVLVSTHFHFDHAGNHADFGRARILVQRECYEAARSSDRYPRDLFDLPHLHYEMVDGDADIATGVRLLETSGHVPGHQSVLVRLPKTGSVILAIDAIYTPENVQTDNWGVYTDPDRARVSARRLVQLANAEGALLIYGHDPAQWATLRKAPAYYD
- a CDS encoding ABC transporter permease produces the protein MDAHAPSTPRPFPAPLAGRRPSRLLRQFARHRLAVAGGVLLLVVFVLAVLGPVITPYNPERVRIADRLRPPEAAHWLGTDQFGRDVLSRVIAGARPTCVAAVIAIGIAAGTGVILGAVAGYAGGAVDGVVMRAMDIMLAFPGILLALVVVTILGTGLVNVMIAVGVSLIPVFTRLVRGTMLSIRQREYVLSARAIGCRSARILGRHILPNVWAQVAVLSTTALGWAIIAGSTLNFLGFGVHPPTPEWGADLNTGREYLNAAWWMSTAPGTAIVLVILAINFVGDGITEALDPALRRR